In Anas acuta chromosome 21, bAnaAcu1.1, whole genome shotgun sequence, one genomic interval encodes:
- the LOC137843040 gene encoding interferon alpha-inducible protein 27-like protein 2A, with protein sequence MPIEIKKVVIGATAGVGLALFGIPAAVSVLGFKAGGIAAGSMAAKMMSAAAIANNGGVAAGSTVAVLQSVGAAGLSAGAKIGLSSALGTLGGIVGARKP encoded by the exons ATGCCAATTGAAATCAAAAAAGTGGTTATTGGGGCCACCGCTGGAGTAG GACTGGCTCTCTTCGGCATCCCAGCAGCCGTCTCTGTGCTGGGGTTTAAGGCGGGCGGCATCGCCGCGGGGTCCATGGCTGCGAAGATGATGTCGGCGGCTGCCATAGCCAACAACGGAggagtggctgcaggcagcaccgtGGCCGTGCTGCAGTCGGTCG gagctgcaggactcTCTGCTGGTGCCAAAATTGGGCTGTCATCAGCCCTGGGGACACTCGGTGGAATAGTTGGAGCCAGGAAACCCTAA